From a single Centropristis striata isolate RG_2023a ecotype Rhode Island chromosome 14, C.striata_1.0, whole genome shotgun sequence genomic region:
- the LOC131984803 gene encoding zinc finger protein ZFP2-like encodes MNTDPDPQVQTVRALVEQRLTAAAEEIFGPFARTIAECKEELHRSKERNERQQKLLDAVFNPQLHLHRADVQKLLVVKEEFPSAQQERSCSLDQEDPEPPHIKVEPEEPWTSQEGEQLQGLEETDIIKFTFTPVPVKSEEGEEKPQSSQLHQTQTEQMDTEADGEDSGRPEPDRNSDPDPHLQTDTGEEPADSSEPETDDSADWKETREPQSGLNCLKKDGGPVRDSSFCAGEKRFSCSECGKRFGYKCYLKRHMRLHTGEKPFSCSVCKNTFTLSGHLKSHMRLHTGEKPFSCSVCKKTFTQSGTVKVHMRLHTGEKPFSCSVCKKTFTESGTLKSHMRLHTGEKPFSCSICKKTFTWSAHLKSHMSVHTGEKPFSCSVCKKTFTRSRTLKSHMRLHTGEDLFSCSVCKKTFTESGTLKSHMRLHTGERPFSCSVCKKTFTWSGHLKSHMTLHTGERPFSCSVCKKTFTRSAHLKSHMRLHTGERPYSCSVCKKTFERSVNLKAHMSLHTGERPFSCSVCKKTFTWSAALKSHMRLHTGEKPFSCSVCKKTFTWSGHLKSHMRLHTGERPFSCSVCKKTFTRSGTLKRHMRIHTGERPFSCSVCKKTFTRSGTLKSHMRIHTGERPFTCPFCGKGFNGSWDLETHVRVHTGEKPFSCRICSKRFACGSQVKNHKCAGRSSSKFHQTKENKEAEPLDSSPHEEMLTETDGEDCRRPEAASNSNPDEPETDEDTGDSPEPETDDRGD; translated from the exons atGAACACTGATCCAGATCCACAAGTCCAAACCgtgagagcgctggtggagcagcgactgactgcggctgctgaagagatatttgggcCGTTTGCAAGAACGATAGCGGAGTGTAAGGAGGAACTTCATCGTTCAAAAGAGAGGAACgagcgacaacagaaactactggacgctgttttcaaccctcagcttcacttacacagagcag ATGTCCAGAAGCTGTTGGTGGTTAAAGAAGAGTTTCCCTCTGcccagcaggagaggagctgcagtctggaccaggaggacccagagcccccacacattaaagTGGAACCGGAGGAACCTTGGaccagtcaggagggagagcagcttcaggggctggaggagACTGATATCATCAagttcacattcactcctgtccctgtgaagagtgaagaaggtgaagagaaacctcagtcctcacagcttcatcaaacacagacTGAACAGATGGacacagaagctgatggagaggactctGGAcgaccagaaccagacaggaactctgatccAGATCCACATTTACAAACTGATACTGGTGAGGAGCCTGCagactcttctgaacctgagactgatgacagtgctgattggaaggagaccagagaacctcagtcaggtttgaactgtttgaaaaaagatggTGGTCCTGTCAGAGATTCCTCATTTTGTGCTGGTGAGAAACGatttagctgctctgagtgtgggaaaagatttggcTACAAGTGCTAtctgaagagacacatgagactccacacaggagagaaacctttcagctgctcagtttgtaagaacaCTTTTACACTGAGTggacatttaaagtcacacatgagactccacacaggagagaaacctttcagctgctcagtttgtaagaaaacttttacacaaaGTGGAACTGTAAAGgtacacatgagactccacacaggagagaaacctttcagctgctcagtttgtaagaaaacctTTACAGAGAGTggaactttaaagtcacacatgagactccacacaggagagaaacctttcagttgctcaatttgtaagaaaacttttacatggagtgcacatttaaagtcacacatgagtgtccacacaggagagaaacctttcagctgctcagtttgtaagaaaacttttacacggagtcgaactttaaagtcacacatgagactccacacaggagaggatcttttcagctgctcagtttgtaagaaaacttttacagaaagtggaactttaaagtcacacatgagactccacacaggagagagacctttcagctgctcagtttgtaagaaaacttttacatggagtggacatttaaagtcacacatgacactccacacaggagagagacctttcagttgctcagtttgtaagaaaacttttacacggagtgcacatttaaagtcacacatgagactccacacaggagagagaccttacagctgttcagtttgtaagaaaacttttgagCGAAGTGTTAATTTAAAGGCACACATGAgtctccacacaggagagagacctttcagttgctcagtttgtaagaaaacttttacatggagtgcagctttaaagtcacatatgagactccacacaggagaaaaacctttcagctgctcagtttgtaagaaaacttttacatggagtggacatttaaagtcacacatgagactccacacaggagagagacctttcagctgctcagtttgtaagaaaacttttacgcggagtggaactttaaagagacacatgagaatccacacaggagagagacctttcagctgctcagtttgtaagaaaacttttacgcggagtggaactttaaagagtcacatgagaatccacacaggagagagacctttcacctGCCCATTTTGTGGTAAAGGTTTCAATGGAAGTTGGGATCTTGAGACACATGTGagagttcacactggagagaaacctttcagctgccgTATTTGTAGCAAAAGATTTGCCTGTGGTTCACAGGTCAAAAATCATAAATGTGCTGGCCGGTCGTCCTCAAAGTTTCATCAAACTAAGGAGAACAAAGAGGCAGAGCCTCTAGACAGCAGCCCACATGAAGAGATGCTGACAGAaactgatggagaggactgtcGAAGACCAGAAGCAGCCAGCAACTCAAATCCAGATGAACCAGAAACTGATGAGGATACTGGAGATTCTCCTGAACCTGAAACTGATGATAGGGGTGATTGA
- the LOC131984809 gene encoding gastrula zinc finger protein XlCGF57.1-like has protein sequence MSKVQTVRALVEQRLTAAAEEIFGLFERTIAEYEEELYRSKEKNERQQKLLDAVFNPQIQLHRADIQQLLVSEEEFPSEQQERSCSLDQDQDQEEPEPPYIKEEQEEPWTSQQGEQLQGLEEADITEFTFTPVKSEEDEEKPQSSQLHQTQTEQMETEADGEDCGGPEPDRSSDPDPHLQPDTEDESADSSEPETDDSADWKETREPQSGLNCLKKDGGPVRDSRFSADEKRFSCSECGKRFGYKYHLKRHMRLHRVEKLFSCSVCKKTFTLSGTLKSHMRLHTGERPFSCSVCKKTFTRSGHLKSHMRLHTGERPFSCSVCKKTFTQSGTLKSHMRLHTGERPFSCSVCKKTFTLSGQLKAHMSLHTGEKPFSCSVCKKTFTRNGHLKSHMRVHTGEELFSCSVCKKTFTLSGTLKLHMRLHTGERPFSCSVCKKTFTRSVHLKSHMRVHTGEKPFSCSVCKKTFRQSGTVKSHMRLHTGDKLFSCSVCKKTFTQSGALKSHMRLHTGDKLFSCSVCKKTFAQSGNLKSHMRLHTGEKPFSCSVCQKTFTLSGTLKSHMRLHTGEKPFSCSVCKKTFTRSGHLKSHMRVHTGEKPFSCSVCKKTFTRSGHLKSHMRVHTGEKPFSCSVCKKTFAHCETLKKHMRVHT, from the exons atgtctaaagtccaaacggtgagagcgctggtggagcagcgactgactgcggctgctgaagagatatttgggctgtttgaaagaacgatagcagagtacgaggagGAACTTTATCGTTCAAAAGAGAAGAACgagcgacaacagaaactactggacgctgttttcaaccctcagattcagctacacagagcag acatTCAGCAGCTGTTGGTGAGCGAAGAAGagtttccctctgagcagcaggagaggagctgcagtctggaccaagaccaggaccaggaggagccagagcccccatacattaaagaggaacaggaggaaccttggaccagtcagcagggagagcagcttcaggggctggaggaggctgatatcaccgagttcacattcactcctgtgaagagtgaagaagatgaagagaaacctcagtcctcacagcttcatcaaacacaaactgaacagatggaaacagaagctgatggagaggactgtggaggaccagaaccagacaggagCTCTGATCCAGATCCACATTTACAACCTGATACTGAGGACGAGTCTGCagactcttctgaacctgagactgatgacagtgctgattggaaggaaaccagagaacctcagtcaggtttgaactgtttgaaaaaagatggcGGCCCTGTCAGAGATTCCAGATTTAGTGCTGATGAGAAACGatttagctgctctgagtgtgggaaaagatttggcTACAAGTACCATTTGAAGAGACATATGAGACTCCACAGAGTAGAGAAacttttcagctgctcagtttgtaagaaaacgtTTACACTGAGTggaactttaaagtcacacatgagactccacacaggagagagacctttcagctgctcagtttgtaagaaaacttttacacggagtggacatttaaagtcacacatgagactccacacaggagagagacctttcagctgctcagtttgtaagaaaacgtttacacagagtggaactttaaagtcacacatgagactccacacaggagagagacctttcagctgctcagtttgtaagaaaacttttacactgaGTGGACAGCTAAAGGCACACATGAgcctccacacaggagagaaacctttcagctgctcagtttgtaagaaaacttttacacggaatggacatttaaagtcacacatgagagtccacacaggagaggaacttttcagctgctcagtttgtaagaaaacttttacactgagtggaactttaaagttacacatgagactccacacaggagagagacctttcagctgctcagtttgtaagaaaacttttacacggagtgtacatttaaagtcacacatgagagtccacacaggagagaaacctttcagctgctcagtttgtaagaaaacttttagaCAGAGTGGAACtgtaaagtcacacatgagactccacacaggagacaaacttttcagctgctcagtttgtaagaaaacatttacacagagtggagctttaaagtcacacatgagactccacacaggagacaaacttttcagctgctcagtttgtaagaaaacttttgcacagagtggaaatttaaagtcacacatgagactccacacaggagagaaacctttcagctgctcagtttgtcagaaaacttttacactgagtggaactttaaagtcacacatgagactccacacaggagagaaacctttcagctgctcagtttgtaagaaaacttttacacggagtggacatttaaagtcacacatgagagtccacacgggagagaaacctttcagctgctcagtttgtaagaaaacttttacacggagtggacatttaaagtcacacatgagagtccacacaggagagaaacctttcagctgctcagtttgtaagaaaacttttgcaCATTGTGAAACTTTGAAGAAACACATGAGAGTCCACAcatga
- the LOC131984826 gene encoding zinc finger protein 282-like isoform X2: protein MSKVQTVRALVEQRLTAAAEEIFGLFERTIAEYEEEVCRSKEKNERQQKLLDAVFNPQIQLHRADVQQLSVSEEEFPSEQQERSCSLDQDQDQEEPEPPYIKEEQEEPWSSQEGEQLQGLEEADITKFTFTPVPVKSEEDEEKPQSSQLHQTQTEQIETEADGEDCGGPEPDRNSDPDPHLQPDTEDESADSSEPETDDSADWKETREPQSGLNCLKKDGGPVRDSRFSADEKRFSCSECGKRFGYKYHLKRHMRLHTVEKRLSCSVCKKAFTQSGHLKSHMRLHTGERPFSCSVCKKTFTLNGTLKSHMRLHTGERPFSCSVCKKTFTRKNFYTEWTVKGTHEPPHRRETFQLLCL from the exons atgtctaaagtccaaacggtgagagcgctggtggagcagcgactgactgcggctgctgaagagatatttgggctgtttgaaagaacgatagcagagtacgaggagGAAGTTTGTCGTTCAAAAGAGAAGAATgagcgacaacagaaactactggacgctgttttcaaccctcagattcagctacacagagcag acgtTCAGCAGCTGTCGGTGAGCGAAGAAGagtttccctctgagcagcaggagaggagctgcagtctggaccaagaccaggaccaggaggagccagagcccccatacattaaagaggaacaggaggaaccttggagcagtcaggagggagagcagcttcaggggctggaggaggctgatatcaccaagttcacattcactcctgtccctgtgaagagtgaagaagatgaagagaaacctcagtcctcacagcttcatcaaacacaaactgaacagatagaaacagaagctgatggagaggactgtggaggaccagaaccagacaggaactctgatccAGATCCACATTTACAACCTGATACTGAGGACGAGTCTGCagactcttctgaacctgagactgatgacagtgctGACTGGAAGGAGACCAGGGAACCTCAGTCAGGTTTgaactgtttgaaaaaagatggcGGCCCTGTCAGAGATTCCAGATTTAGTGCTGATGAGAAACGatttagctgctctgagtgtgggaaaagatttggcTACAAGTACCATTTGAAGAGACatatgagactccacacagtaGAGAAACGTTtaagctgctcagtttgtaagaaagcttttacacagagtggacatttaaagtcacacatgagactccacacaggagagagacctttcagctgctcagtttgtaagaaaacttttacactgaatggaactttaaagtcacacatgagactccacacaggagagagacctttcagctgctcagtttgtaagaaaacttttacacgga aaaacttttacactgaGTGGACAGTTAAAGGCACACATGAgcctccacacaggagagaaacctttcagctgctctgtttgtaa
- the LOC131984826 gene encoding gastrula zinc finger protein XlCGF57.1-like isoform X1: MSKVQTVRALVEQRLTAAAEEIFGLFERTIAEYEEEVCRSKEKNERQQKLLDAVFNPQIQLHRADVQQLSVSEEEFPSEQQERSCSLDQDQDQEEPEPPYIKEEQEEPWSSQEGEQLQGLEEADITKFTFTPVPVKSEEDEEKPQSSQLHQTQTEQIETEADGEDCGGPEPDRNSDPDPHLQPDTEDESADSSEPETDDSADWKETREPQSGLNCLKKDGGPVRDSRFSADEKRFSCSECGKRFGYKYHLKRHMRLHTVEKRLSCSVCKKAFTQSGHLKSHMRLHTGERPFSCSVCKKTFTLNGTLKSHMRLHTGERPFSCSVCKKTFTRSAHLKSHMSLHTGERPFSCSVCKKTFTLSGTLKSHMRLHTGERPFSCSVCKKTFTLSGQLKAHMSLHTGEKPFSCSVCKKTFTQSGTVKSHMRLHTGEKPFSCSVCKKTFTESGTLKSHMRLHTGEKPFSCSVCKKTFTRSGHIKSHMRVHTGEKPFSCSVCKKTFTWSGHLKSHMRVHTGEKPFSCSVCKKTFKHCETLKKHMRLHT; encoded by the exons atgtctaaagtccaaacggtgagagcgctggtggagcagcgactgactgcggctgctgaagagatatttgggctgtttgaaagaacgatagcagagtacgaggagGAAGTTTGTCGTTCAAAAGAGAAGAATgagcgacaacagaaactactggacgctgttttcaaccctcagattcagctacacagagcag acgtTCAGCAGCTGTCGGTGAGCGAAGAAGagtttccctctgagcagcaggagaggagctgcagtctggaccaagaccaggaccaggaggagccagagcccccatacattaaagaggaacaggaggaaccttggagcagtcaggagggagagcagcttcaggggctggaggaggctgatatcaccaagttcacattcactcctgtccctgtgaagagtgaagaagatgaagagaaacctcagtcctcacagcttcatcaaacacaaactgaacagatagaaacagaagctgatggagaggactgtggaggaccagaaccagacaggaactctgatccAGATCCACATTTACAACCTGATACTGAGGACGAGTCTGCagactcttctgaacctgagactgatgacagtgctGACTGGAAGGAGACCAGGGAACCTCAGTCAGGTTTgaactgtttgaaaaaagatggcGGCCCTGTCAGAGATTCCAGATTTAGTGCTGATGAGAAACGatttagctgctctgagtgtgggaaaagatttggcTACAAGTACCATTTGAAGAGACatatgagactccacacagtaGAGAAACGTTtaagctgctcagtttgtaagaaagcttttacacagagtggacatttaaagtcacacatgagactccacacaggagagagacctttcagctgctcagtttgtaagaaaacttttacactgaatggaactttaaagtcacacatgagactccacacaggagagagacctttcagctgctcagtttgtaagaaaacttttacacggagtgcacatttaaagtcacacatgagtctccacacaggagagagacctttcagctgctcagtttgtaagaaaacttttacactgagtggaactttaaagtcacacatgagactccacacaggagagagacctttcagctgctcagtttgtaagaaaacttttacactgaGTGGACAGTTAAAGGCACACATGAgcctccacacaggagagaaacctttcagctgctctgtttgtaagaaaacttttacacagagtggaactgtaaagtcacacatgagactccacacaggagagaaacctttcagctgctcagtttgtaagaaaacttttacagagagtggaactttaaagtcacacatgagactccacacaggagagaaacctttcagctgctcagtttgtaagaaaacttttacacggaGTGGACAtataaagtcacacatgagagtccacacaggagagaaacctttcagctgctcagtttgtaagaaaacttttacatggagtggacatttaaagtcacacatgagagtccacacaggagagaaacctttcagctgctcagtttgtaagaaaacttttaaacattgtgaaactttgaagaaacacatgagactccacacatga